The genomic stretch AGGTACGAGTGCTGAACAATGACATACTATTGTATTGCGCACTCAGTTCTTGCCAGTCGAAGCCTGGCAGCTGAGCAAACTTGATGACTTCATCAAACCCTTGTTGCTTAGCCGTTTGACGGATGGCACTGACACACTGACCTTGCTGAAAGGGTTCTTCGCCAAACACCAAATAAAATGGCGCTAAGCCCTTTTGTAGTTGAAGCGGTAATTGATTGGCATAACAGCGCATTACAGTTGTGATAACTCCCTGATGATGCGTTGACTGGCGCGATGGCGCATCTCGGAGAGGATCAGCTCCAACTCTTTGGCTTTGGCCAAGGCGTTATCTGGGTCATCTTGGTAGTTACGATACAGTTCAAACATTTGCTCAACCGGTGCTTGGTCGGGGCGAGTGAGGCGATATCTTACCCGATAAGCCAACTCGTATTGCGCCACTTGGCCGTTTTTAAACAAGCTCAAGGTTTGTCGCTCTAATGAGTCATTGTACAGGTATAACTCGGCTGCCGACTGCGAGTTGGCGGGTTGCAACGAGACTTGAGCGCGTTTTAAATCCGCCTGCAGCTGCTCAAACAAAGCTGAGCGGCGATCGTCGCCACTGAGGGTCAATTGCTTTAAGTCAGCGGGCAAATACGACGCTTGCTTGAGGTGAAAGCCACAGCTTGCCACTACCAAGCAAGCTAGCACAATGGCTAGCTTGCTGATGCCA from Pseudoalteromonas sp. UG3-2 encodes the following:
- a CDS encoding LPS-assembly lipoprotein LptE, yielding MWLQTKMRGLFGISKLAIVLACLVVASCGFHLKQASYLPADLKQLTLSGDDRRSALFEQLQADLKRAQVSLQPANSQSAAELYLYNDSLERQTLSLFKNGQVAQYELAYRVRYRLTRPDQAPVEQMFELYRNYQDDPDNALAKAKELELILSEMRHRASQRIIRELSQL